DNA sequence from the Ramlibacter agri genome:
GGCCTTCGAGTGCTCGGTGGTGGTGGCGCGCGGGCGCGATGGCGCCATCGTGCATTTGCCGGTGCAGCACAACCTGCACCGCGACGGCATCCTCGCGGTGACCGAGGTCTACGCTGGCAACGTGGCGCCGGACCAGGCGCAGCGCGCGATCGAAGCCACGAAGGCCATCGCCGCCGGCCTGCAGTACGTCGGCGTGCTGTGCGTGGAGTTCTTCGGCCTGGAAGACGGCTCGCTGGTGGTCAACGAGATGGCCCCGCGGCCGCACAACAGCGGCCACTGGAGCATCGAGGGGGCGGACGTCTCGCAGTTCGAGCTGCAGGTGCGCACGCTCGCCGGGCTGCCGCTCACGCAGCCGCGGCAGCACAGTCCTTCCATCATGCTGAACCTGCTGGGCGACCTCTGGTTCGCACGCGGCGCGGAAGCGGTCACGCCCGACTGGGCCGCCGTGCTGGCGCTGCCTGGCACGCACCTGCACCTTTACGGCAAGACCGAGGCCCGCAAGGGCCGCAAGATGGGCCACCTCACGCTCACCGGCCCCAGCGTGGAAGCCGTGCGCGCCGCCGCGAGGCAGGCCTGCGCCCTGCTGGGCCTGCCGGGGTTCTGAGCATGATCGTCGACGGCCACGCGGAATCCTCGATCCAACAGGCGGCGCAGGTGCTGGCCGCCGGCGGCCAGGTCGCCTTCCCCACCGAGACGGTCTACGGCCTCGGCGCCAACGCGGGTGACGACGGCGCGGTAGCGGGCATTTTCGCCGCCAAGGGCC
Encoded proteins:
- a CDS encoding 5-(carboxyamino)imidazole ribonucleotide synthase translates to MTVLLPGATLGVMGGGQLGRMFVHAAQRMGYFTAVLDPDASSPAGRVSHHHVQADYLDEAGLAKLASQADAITTEFENVPAQALARLAAQRFVAPAAAAVAIAQDRALEKEHFTRCGVPCAPNAVVNDEQDLARIGDDLLPGILKTARLGYDGKGQVRVRTREELRAAWDGLKRAPCVLEKMLPLAFECSVVVARGRDGAIVHLPVQHNLHRDGILAVTEVYAGNVAPDQAQRAIEATKAIAAGLQYVGVLCVEFFGLEDGSLVVNEMAPRPHNSGHWSIEGADVSQFELQVRTLAGLPLTQPRQHSPSIMLNLLGDLWFARGAEAVTPDWAAVLALPGTHLHLYGKTEARKGRKMGHLTLTGPSVEAVRAAARQACALLGLPGF